A stretch of DNA from Cellulomonas fengjieae:
CGCCGGTACCTGTCCGCCTGCCGCCCCGCGTCGCGTGCCACCGTCGTGATCGACAACCGCGACGTCCACCACCCCCACCTGCTCCCCTGACGCACCTCCCCGCCTGCTCGGAGCGCGGGTGGGGGAACGCAGCGTCCCCGCGCCCTGGTGCGCGGACGTCGTGGACCGGCGCAGCGGGTGCGCCGCGGGCGAGCCCAGTGTGTCAACAAGGGTTGACACTCGGATAGCAGTCAACATAGGTTGACGAGCATGTCCGAACAGCTCATCACCGCAGCCGCCAGCGCCGCCGATCCCGCCGACGGCCTGCGGGCCGTCCGCGCACTGCGGGCGCTGGCCGACCGGCTGGAGGCGCTGCACGTCGAGCGCGCGCGCGGGCTCGGCTGGTCCTGGCAGCAGATCGCCGCGGCGCTGGACGTCTCGCGGCAGGCAGTCCACAAGAAGTACGGGAAGAGGGTCGGCTGATGTTCGAGAAGTTCACCAAGGACGCCCGCGAGTCGGTCGTCGGCGCGCAGGTCGAGGCACGCGCGCTCGGTGCCGACCGCATCGGGACCGAGCACGTTCTGCTCGGCATGCTGCGCGCGCCGGACTCGGTGGCCGCCCGGGCGCTCCAGCGCCTCGGCGTCGCCCATGCGGACGTGCTCGCCACGGTCCGGTCGCTGCCCCCCGGCGCGCTCGACGCGGAGGCCCTCGCCGGCGTGGGGATCGACCTGGATGCCGTGCGCGTCCAGGTCGAGGCGTCGTTCGGTCCGGGCGCGCTGGACACGCCGCCGCGCAGCCGCGCCGGGCACCTGCCGTTCGAGTCGTCGGCCAAGAAGCTGCTGGAGGTCGCCCTGCGGGAGGCCATGCGCTGCAAGCACCGGCGGATCGACACCGGCCACCTGCTGCTCGCGGTCGTCCGGCTGGACGACAGCACCGCCTACCGCGCGCTCGGCGCCCTGCGCGTGGGGCCCACGGAGGCGCGCGACGCCGTCACCGCCGTGTGGGCCGACGTCCCGGTGGGCTGACGATGCCGACCGACTGGGCGGCGGTGATCGCCCGGGGCAGGTTCGCCACGCGCGTTCGTCGCGTCGCCGGACCGGACCGCTACAGCTTGGTGACCGGCGAGAACCGCAGCAGCAGCCGCTTGGTGCCGTCGGTCCCGAAGTCGACCTTGGCCACCGCGTTCGGTCCGGCGCCCTCGAGCGCGACGACGGTGCCCAGCCCGTACGAGTCGTGCGTGACCCGGTCACCGACCGCCAGCTGCGGGATGGCCGAGTCCGGTCGGGGCTTCGCGGAGCCGAAGGTCGCGCCCGTCGACGGCAGCGTGGGCCGCGGGTCGCGCTCCGCGCGGGTCGACGACTGCGCCCGGTAGCCACCGCCGCCGGACGTCCCGTAGCCCGAGCCCCATCCCCCGCGCAGCTGCGAGGTCGAGGACTCACGGCGGCGCCAGTCGATCAGGTCGTCCGGCAGGTCGTCGAGGAAGCGGCTGGGCGGGAACTCGTTCGGCACGCCCCAGGCCGTGCGGACGGCCGCCCGCGAGATGTACAGGCGCTCCCGCGCCCGGGTGAGGCCGACGTAGGCGAGCCGGCGCTCCTCCTCGAGCTGCTGGGAGTCCGACAGCGACCGCGCGTGCGGGAAGGTCCCGTCCTCCATGCCGGTGAGGAAGACCACCGGGAACTCGAGGCCCTTGGCGGTGTGCAGCGTCATCAGCGTCACGACCCCGGGGTCCGGGCGCGCCGGGTCGGCGTCGTCCCCGCCGTCCGCGTCGGGGATCTGGTCGGAGTCGGCCACCAGCGAGACGCGCTCGAGGAAGTCGGCCAGGTCGCCCTCGGGGTCGCTCTGCTCGAACTCGGAGGCCACGGCGTGCAGCTCGGCGAGGTTCTCCACCCGGGAGGCGTCCTGCGGGTCCTCGCTCGCCCGCAGCTCCGCCAGGTAGCCCGACCGGTCCAGCACGGCCCCGAGCACCTCGGCCGGGCCGGCCCCCGAGTCCGCGAGCGCGCGCAGCTCGCTCATCATCGTCGCGAAGGCCCGCAGGCCCGTGATCGCGCGCGTGCCGAGGCCGGGGACCTCGTCCAGCAGCTCGAGGGCCGCGCCGAAGGAGATGCGCTCCCGCTCGGCGAACGACGCGACCATCGCCTCCGACCGGTCCCCCAGCCCGCGCTTGGGCACGTTGAGGATGCGGCGCAGGTTCACGTCGTCGTCCGGGTTCGCGATCGCGCGCAGGTAGGCGACCGCGTCCTTGATCTCCTTGCGCTCGTAGAAGCGCGTGCCGCCGACCACCTTGTACGGCAGCCCGACGCGGATGAGCACCTCTTCGAGCGCCCGGGACTGGGCGTTCGCGCGGTAGAAGACCGCGACGTCACCGGGCCGCACGCCGTCGGAGTCGCCCAGCCGGTCGATCTCCTCCGCGACGAACCGCGCCTCCTCGTGCTCGGTGTCCGCGACGTACGCCACGATCTGCGCGCCGGCGCCGGAGTCCGTCCACAGCCGCTTGTTCTCCCGGCCGGGGTTACGGCTGATCACCGCGTTCGCGGCCGACAGGATGTTCTGCGTGGAGCGGTAGTTCTGCTCCAGCAGGATGGTGCGTGCGTCGGGGTAGTCCACCTCGAACTCGAGGATGTTCCGGATCGACGCCCCACGGAACGCGTAGATCGACTGGTCCGCGTCGCCGACCACGGTGAGCTCGCCGCGCGGCAGCTCCATGTCCGTGGAGTCGTCGACGATCCCGTGCGAGGACCCGACCAGCTCGCGCACCAGCGCGTACTGCGCGTGGTTGGTGTCCTGGTACTCGTCGACCAGCACGTGCCGGAAGCGGCGCCGGTAGTGCTCGGCCACGTCGGGGAACGCCCGCAGGAGGTGGACGGTGGTCATGATCAGGTCGTCGAAGTCCAGCGCGTGCGCCTGCTTCAGCCGGGCCTGGTACCGCGTGTAGACCTGCGCCAGCACGGTGTCGAACTCGTTCGCCGCGCCGCCCCCGGACGTGGCCGCGAACGTCTCGGGGTCCACCAGCTCGTCCTTGAGCGAGGAGATCTTGGAGGCGAGCGCCTTGGCGGGGTACCGCTTGGGGTCGAGGTCCAGCTCCCGTGCGACGAGCGTGAGCAGACGCTGCGAGTCCGCCGAGTCGTAGATGGAGAAGCTGGAGCGCAGACCGAGGGTGGCCGCCTCGCGGCGCAGGATCCGCACGCACGCGGAGTGGAACGTGGACACCCACATGCGGCCGGCCGCCGGTCCGACGAGCCCTTGGACCCGCTCCCGCATCTCGGCCGCGGCCTTGTTGGTGAACGTGATGGCGATGATCTCGCCCGCCCGCGCCCTGCCCGTGGCGAGCAGGTACGCGATGCGGTGGGTCAGCACCCGCGTCTTGCCCGAGCCGGCGCCGGCGACGATGAGCAGCGGGCTGCCGTGGTGCACGACTGCCTCGCGCTGCTGCGGGTTGAGCCCCACGAGCAGCCGGTCGGCCTCGGCCCGGCGACGGACGGCGGCGTCGCCCGAGGGCTCAGCCGGGGCGGGCGCGGGGAGGGAGAGGTTCTCGAAGAGCGACGTCATGGCCTTCCCAGGATAGGCGCCGCCACCGACACTCCCGCGCTCTGGCTGTGGATGCGCGGGGCGCGCAGCTCAGGCCGGTCGGATCAGGTCAGTGCCATCGCCGCGAGCCACGTGCCGGTCGCGATCAGCGCCGCCGCGAGCTCGACCAGGATGGTCAGGCCGGTGGCCTGGAGCGCGGCGACCGTCGCCCGCCAGGCGGGCCGGGGCTCGCGCGAGCGCAGCCACTCGGCGAGGTAGATCCCCAGCACGAAGCCCACGAACAGGCCGACCACGGGGATCACGAAGAAGCCGACGACCCCGGCGATCCCGCCCCACACCAGCGTCGACGACGGCACGCCCGCGCGCTTGAGGTGCCGCCCGGCCAGGAGGTACTTGCCGACGCCGGCCAGGCCGGTGACCACCAGCGCGACCGCGACGACGGTCCAGCCCGCGACACCGCCGGTGACCACGCCCCACACGATGACCGCACCGGCCACGAGGAGACCCCCGGGCAGCACCTGCACGATCACACCGAACAGCCCGACGAGCACGACGAGCCCGACCAGCAGGTCACCCACGGAGTTCACGGGTGGACAGTAGCGGGCGTCAGCGCCAGAGGACGGCCACCGCGATGTTCACGACGGTCAGCCCCGCGATCGCGCCGAGGTACCCGGTGGTCACGCGCGAGGGCTTGCGCACGCCGATGATCACGAGCGCGGCGACGACGACCGCGACGACGAGCTTGACCGCGATCTTGGTGGTGTTCGGCTCGTGGCCGGCCAGCCCCGCGGACGCGATGCCGACGAGCAGGATGCCGGTGACCAGCGCGGTGAGGATGCCGTGCAGCACGCCCGTCGCGATCTTGGGGGCGCGCAGGTTGACCAGCGTCCCGCCGAGCACGATGGCCCAGCCGATCAGGTGGAGGACGACGAGCAGGTTGTAGACGAGATCCATGCCGATGACCCTAACCGGATCTGACGCGGGGTCAGAACGCGGGCACCGCGCGTGCGCTACTCTCGGGCGACATACCGAACAGTCGGTATCGAGAGGACGCCAGATGCGCAGGTTCGAGGGCAGGGTCGCCCTGATCACCGGGGCCAGCCGCGGCATCGGGCTGGCCGTCGCCGAGCGCCTCGTGTCCGAGGGAGCCACGGTCGTGATCACCGGCCGTAAGCCCGAGTCGCTCACCGACGCGGTCGCCCGTCTCGACACCGTCGCCCCGGGGCAGGCGCTCGCCGTCGCGGGGCGCGCCGACGACGCGGACCACCGCGCGGAGGTGTTCGCCCTGGTCACCGAGCGGTTCGGGGCGCTGGACCACCTGGTCAACAACGCGGGGATCAACCCCGCCTTCGGGCCCGCCCTCGAGATCGAGAGCTCGGTCGTCCGCAAGATCCTCGACGTCAACGTGGTCGCCGCCCTCGACTGGACCCGCTCGGCCGTGGCCGCCGGCCTGCGCCGCTCGATCGTGAACACCGCGTCGGTGGCCGGACTGGCGTCGAGCCCCGGCCTGGCCTTCTACGGCGTCTCCAAGGCGGCCCTGCTCAACCTGACCCAGCAGCTCGCGGTCGAGCTCGCGCCGGCCCTGCGCGTCAACGCGGTGGCCCCGGCCGTGGTCCGCACCCGGCTCGCGCAGGCGCTCTACGCGGGCGACCGCGAGGCGGCGCTCGCCGCGGCGTACCCCCTGGGCCGCATCGGCGAGCCCGAGGACGTCGCCGGCGCCGTCGCGTTCCTGCTCTCCGACGACGCCGCCTGGGTCACCGGTCATACGCTCACCATCGACGGCGGCGCGAGTGCCGTCGCGGTCGGCTAGAAGGAACGAGAGGCACACATGGCAACGTCCAGCGTCGTCGACGACATCACCCGGGCCGCGGTCCACCTGTTCTCCACCCAGGGGTACGCCAACACCTCGGTGCAGCAGATCGTCGAGGCGGCCGGTGTGACCAAGGGCGCGATGTACCACTACTTCGAGTCGAAGGACGACCTGCTGTTCTCCGTCTACGAGCGGATGCTGTCGCTGCAGACCGAGCACCTCGAGGAGATCGTCGGACGCGGCGCCCCCGTCGCGCAGACCCTGCACGACGTGTGCGTCGACGTCGTCGAGACGTCCATCGACTTCCTTCCCGAGGGCACCGTGTTCTTCCGCAGCGTCCACATGCTCTCCGAGCCGCGCCAGAAGGAGGTCACCCGCCGCCGGCGGCAGTACCACGACGTGTTCGCGGGTCTCATCGAGCAGGGTCAGGCCGAGGGGATCTACCGGACGGACATCCCGCGGGCGGTGCTCGTCGCCCACTTCTTCGCGGACGTGCACTACCTGTCGCACTGGTACTCCCCCGACGGCGCCGAGGACAA
This window harbors:
- a CDS encoding SDR family oxidoreductase, coding for MRRFEGRVALITGASRGIGLAVAERLVSEGATVVITGRKPESLTDAVARLDTVAPGQALAVAGRADDADHRAEVFALVTERFGALDHLVNNAGINPAFGPALEIESSVVRKILDVNVVAALDWTRSAVAAGLRRSIVNTASVAGLASSPGLAFYGVSKAALLNLTQQLAVELAPALRVNAVAPAVVRTRLAQALYAGDREAALAAAYPLGRIGEPEDVAGAVAFLLSDDAAWVTGHTLTIDGGASAVAVG
- a CDS encoding DUF456 domain-containing protein, with the protein product MNSVGDLLVGLVVLVGLFGVIVQVLPGGLLVAGAVIVWGVVTGGVAGWTVVAVALVVTGLAGVGKYLLAGRHLKRAGVPSSTLVWGGIAGVVGFFVIPVVGLFVGFVLGIYLAEWLRSREPRPAWRATVAALQATGLTILVELAAALIATGTWLAAMALT
- the pcrA gene encoding DNA helicase PcrA; amino-acid sequence: MTSLFENLSLPAPAPAEPSGDAAVRRRAEADRLLVGLNPQQREAVVHHGSPLLIVAGAGSGKTRVLTHRIAYLLATGRARAGEIIAITFTNKAAAEMRERVQGLVGPAAGRMWVSTFHSACVRILRREAATLGLRSSFSIYDSADSQRLLTLVARELDLDPKRYPAKALASKISSLKDELVDPETFAATSGGGAANEFDTVLAQVYTRYQARLKQAHALDFDDLIMTTVHLLRAFPDVAEHYRRRFRHVLVDEYQDTNHAQYALVRELVGSSHGIVDDSTDMELPRGELTVVGDADQSIYAFRGASIRNILEFEVDYPDARTILLEQNYRSTQNILSAANAVISRNPGRENKRLWTDSGAGAQIVAYVADTEHEEARFVAEEIDRLGDSDGVRPGDVAVFYRANAQSRALEEVLIRVGLPYKVVGGTRFYERKEIKDAVAYLRAIANPDDDVNLRRILNVPKRGLGDRSEAMVASFAERERISFGAALELLDEVPGLGTRAITGLRAFATMMSELRALADSGAGPAEVLGAVLDRSGYLAELRASEDPQDASRVENLAELHAVASEFEQSDPEGDLADFLERVSLVADSDQIPDADGGDDADPARPDPGVVTLMTLHTAKGLEFPVVFLTGMEDGTFPHARSLSDSQQLEEERRLAYVGLTRARERLYISRAAVRTAWGVPNEFPPSRFLDDLPDDLIDWRRRESSTSQLRGGWGSGYGTSGGGGYRAQSSTRAERDPRPTLPSTGATFGSAKPRPDSAIPQLAVGDRVTHDSYGLGTVVALEGAGPNAVAKVDFGTDGTKRLLLRFSPVTKL
- a CDS encoding RNA polymerase subunit sigma-70; this translates as MSEQLITAAASAADPADGLRAVRALRALADRLEALHVERARGLGWSWQQIAAALDVSRQAVHKKYGKRVG
- a CDS encoding TetR/AcrR family transcriptional regulator; translated protein: MATSSVVDDITRAAVHLFSTQGYANTSVQQIVEAAGVTKGAMYHYFESKDDLLFSVYERMLSLQTEHLEEIVGRGAPVAQTLHDVCVDVVETSIDFLPEGTVFFRSVHMLSEPRQKEVTRRRRQYHDVFAGLIEQGQAEGIYRTDIPRAVLVAHFFADVHYLSHWYSPDGAEDKAVLAGQLTDLFLVAIAA
- a CDS encoding Clp protease N-terminal domain-containing protein translates to MFEKFTKDARESVVGAQVEARALGADRIGTEHVLLGMLRAPDSVAARALQRLGVAHADVLATVRSLPPGALDAEALAGVGIDLDAVRVQVEASFGPGALDTPPRSRAGHLPFESSAKKLLEVALREAMRCKHRRIDTGHLLLAVVRLDDSTAYRALGALRVGPTEARDAVTAVWADVPVG